A stretch of the Clostridium fungisolvens genome encodes the following:
- a CDS encoding PTS lactose/cellobiose transporter subunit IIA produces the protein MEEMIFGIIVNGGDARSRAMNAIREAKKGNIDKAKELIEEANVFLGKAHDVQTELIQNEAAGNKTEMSLLMVHAQDHLMNAMTVKDMAIEFIDMYCEMLELKNNK, from the coding sequence ATGGAAGAAATGATATTTGGAATAATAGTTAATGGCGGAGATGCAAGAAGCAGGGCAATGAATGCTATAAGAGAAGCCAAAAAGGGAAATATAGATAAAGCTAAAGAACTAATCGAAGAAGCCAATGTTTTTTTAGGAAAAGCCCACGATGTTCAAACAGAATTAATTCAAAATGAGGCTGCAGGGAATAAGACTGAGATGTCTCTTCTTATGGTTCACGCTCAGGATCATCTTATGAATGCAATGACAGTAAAAGATATGGCAATAGAATTCATTGATATGTACTGTGAGATGCTAGAGCTAAAGAATAATAAATAA
- a CDS encoding PTS sugar transporter subunit IIC: MSINVQGIQQKIQPVVNKLSNNRYLKAMMGGMMAGMPATIIGSLATLLKSLPIAPYQSFITSHGIDKYLQLPVILTTNILALIFVVCITYTLAESFDVKGIGPAIIALVSFLVLTPLQTAKTAYGTDATLIPMDWLGSTGVFTALIVAFVVGRLYVAIVQRGWTIKMPESVPPFIKDSFASLVPGTIITTIFIVISAVFANTPFGSVHAFIYGILQLPLQHLGGSFGTLVFVAILSQVLWAFGIHGSMVVLSVMMPIWGAMDAAQLSAYSAGKPLPNIVGMMFFTIYTFGGTALGLAIVMLKAKSERFKTLGRLSIVPAIFGITEPIIFGTPLVLNPIFVIPFVFGNVISLVLAYVSTIIGIIPPPNGIGAPSGTPIVLQGLIAGGWRNAIFQVVLVILWVVLWYPFFKIADKKALEEETVVVQQ; this comes from the coding sequence ATGAGTATAAATGTTCAAGGAATACAACAAAAGATTCAGCCTGTAGTAAATAAATTATCCAATAATAGATATTTGAAGGCAATGATGGGAGGAATGATGGCAGGAATGCCGGCAACAATTATAGGATCACTAGCAACATTGTTGAAATCCTTGCCAATAGCACCATATCAAAGTTTTATAACATCTCATGGAATAGATAAGTATTTACAATTGCCTGTAATTCTTACAACAAACATATTAGCTTTAATATTTGTGGTTTGTATCACTTATACTTTAGCTGAGAGTTTTGATGTAAAAGGAATTGGACCAGCGATAATAGCTTTAGTTTCTTTTTTAGTACTTACTCCTTTGCAGACAGCTAAAACTGCTTATGGAACGGATGCAACATTGATTCCTATGGATTGGCTTGGATCAACTGGCGTATTTACAGCACTCATAGTAGCTTTTGTAGTAGGAAGACTGTATGTTGCTATAGTACAAAGAGGATGGACTATTAAGATGCCAGAATCTGTTCCACCGTTTATTAAGGATTCGTTTGCAAGTTTAGTCCCAGGAACAATTATAACAACAATATTTATAGTTATATCTGCTGTTTTTGCAAATACTCCATTTGGTAGTGTACATGCTTTTATTTATGGAATCCTACAATTACCATTACAACATTTGGGCGGAAGTTTTGGTACTCTTGTATTCGTAGCTATATTAAGTCAAGTATTATGGGCGTTTGGTATACATGGAAGTATGGTGGTACTTTCAGTAATGATGCCTATATGGGGGGCTATGGATGCTGCCCAACTTAGTGCTTATTCTGCAGGAAAACCACTGCCAAATATAGTAGGAATGATGTTCTTTACTATATATACTTTTGGAGGAACCGCTTTAGGATTGGCAATAGTTATGCTAAAAGCAAAAAGCGAAAGATTTAAAACACTTGGAAGATTATCGATTGTGCCAGCAATATTTGGAATAACTGAACCTATTATATTTGGTACTCCTTTAGTTCTGAATCCAATATTTGTAATACCATTTGTATTTGGAAATGTAATTTCGTTAGTTTTAGCATATGTATCAACAATAATAGGAATTATACCACCTCCAAATGGAATAGGGGCACCATCTGGAACTCCTATAGTTCTACAAGGTCTAATAGCTGGTGGTTGGAGAAATGCTATATTCCAAGTAGTATTAGTTATACTGTGGGTAGTATTATGGTACCCATTCTTTAAAATAGCTGATAAAAAGGCATTGGAAGAGGAAACAGTGGTAGTTCAACAATAA
- a CDS encoding PTS sugar transporter subunit IIB — MLQITLICAGGMSTSMLVAKMQKSAKDKGIETEIRATAEGKFKKEYSDKTDVLLLGPQVGFMLNDFKKEYEPKGMKVDVIDSIDYGMMNGEKVLNKALSL, encoded by the coding sequence ATGTTACAAATTACTTTAATATGTGCTGGTGGAATGTCAACAAGTATGTTAGTAGCAAAAATGCAAAAGTCAGCAAAGGATAAAGGTATAGAAACAGAAATAAGAGCTACAGCTGAAGGAAAGTTCAAAAAAGAATATAGTGATAAAACAGATGTATTACTATTAGGACCACAAGTAGGGTTCATGCTTAATGATTTTAAAAAAGAATATGAACCAAAAGGGATGAAGGTTGATGTAATAGATAGTATAGACTATGGAATGATGAATGGTGAGAAGGTTTTAAACAAAGCTTTAAGTTTATAG
- the bglX gene encoding beta-glucosidase BglX gives MEKDRLVELLNKMTIEEKIYQLVQLDASLYSEKAAITGPKAKLGISDEVIDNIGSVYNVYGAEKVRNIQEDYLKKSRHKIPLLFCADVIYGYKTILPIPLAFGCSWNPELVKEGFEMVAKETSAAGVHGVFSPMVDLARDPRWGRVMESTGEDAYLNSAYAKAEVEGFQGNLDNNHVASCVKHFAAYGAPEAGREYNTVDMSERKLRQDYLPSYKAAVDAGCKMVMTSFNTVDGIPSTGNKWLMRDVLREEWGFDGVTISDYAAIKELIDHGVAEDEDHAAKLGIEAGVDFDMKTPIYAKHLKGLVERNEVDMKLIDEAVLRILNLKNDLGLFEDPYRAVDAEIEKMIINSEENKKLSRSLAEESIVLLKNDNKVLPIDKNKKVALIGPYINERALTGMWAIATDPKLVTTLEEAMKNKIGENLACAHGSDIVDDYSFMGEFAAYFQNSVAKRDIEKDIEEAVRVAANADVIVVALGEHAFQSGEAASRTELTIDKIQIKLLEKLSGLNKPIICILFNGRPLVLDNVLDKVDGLIEAWFPGSEGALAVADILCGDVNPSGKLSMSFPINVGQIPVYYNEFKTGRPIVGSGHTGRFVSKYIDIDNEPKYPFGYGLSYTEFEYGDITLDSDILTTNGVIRATISVKNIGKVKGKETVQIYVQDLVGSVVRPVKELKGFKKVELEPNESIDVEFVINENDLKFFTKNMKLEAEKGKFKLFIGKNSRDVKEASFEYKV, from the coding sequence ATGGAAAAGGATAGATTAGTAGAACTCTTAAATAAAATGACTATAGAAGAAAAGATTTACCAACTAGTTCAATTAGATGCTTCATTATATAGTGAAAAAGCAGCAATTACTGGACCAAAAGCCAAATTAGGAATAAGCGATGAGGTCATAGATAATATCGGTTCTGTTTACAATGTGTATGGAGCAGAAAAAGTAAGAAATATACAAGAAGATTACTTAAAGAAAAGCAGACATAAGATACCGCTTTTATTTTGTGCAGACGTAATTTATGGATATAAAACAATTTTGCCAATTCCATTGGCTTTTGGATGCTCTTGGAATCCTGAGTTAGTAAAAGAAGGTTTTGAAATGGTAGCAAAAGAAACATCTGCAGCAGGAGTACATGGGGTGTTCTCTCCGATGGTTGATTTAGCACGTGATCCTAGATGGGGAAGAGTAATGGAATCTACAGGAGAAGACGCTTATCTAAATAGTGCCTACGCAAAGGCGGAGGTAGAAGGTTTTCAAGGAAATTTAGATAATAATCATGTGGCTTCCTGTGTAAAGCACTTTGCTGCTTATGGAGCACCTGAAGCAGGAAGAGAGTATAACACAGTTGATATGTCCGAAAGAAAGCTTAGACAAGATTATTTGCCTTCATACAAAGCAGCAGTTGATGCAGGGTGTAAGATGGTAATGACCTCTTTCAATACAGTAGATGGAATCCCTTCTACGGGAAATAAGTGGTTGATGCGTGATGTTCTAAGAGAAGAGTGGGGATTTGACGGTGTAACGATATCTGATTATGCTGCTATTAAAGAGCTTATAGATCATGGTGTAGCTGAAGATGAAGATCATGCAGCAAAGCTTGGAATTGAAGCTGGAGTAGATTTTGACATGAAGACACCTATATATGCAAAACATTTAAAAGGGTTGGTTGAAAGAAATGAAGTTGATATGAAGCTTATAGATGAGGCCGTACTAAGAATATTAAACTTAAAGAATGATTTAGGTTTATTTGAAGATCCGTATCGTGCAGTTGATGCTGAGATTGAGAAAATGATTATAAATTCTGAAGAAAATAAAAAGTTATCTAGAAGTTTAGCTGAAGAATCAATAGTATTATTAAAAAATGATAATAAGGTCTTACCTATAGATAAAAATAAAAAGGTAGCGTTAATAGGGCCTTACATTAATGAGAGAGCATTAACTGGAATGTGGGCAATTGCAACAGATCCTAAGTTAGTAACTACTTTAGAAGAAGCTATGAAAAACAAAATAGGAGAAAACTTAGCTTGTGCTCATGGAAGTGATATTGTAGATGATTATTCATTCATGGGAGAATTTGCAGCTTATTTTCAAAATTCTGTTGCCAAGAGAGATATAGAAAAAGATATTGAAGAAGCTGTAAGGGTTGCAGCAAATGCAGATGTAATAGTTGTAGCTTTAGGTGAACATGCTTTCCAAAGTGGAGAAGCTGCAAGTCGTACAGAACTGACAATAGATAAGATTCAAATAAAGTTGTTAGAAAAATTAAGTGGGTTAAATAAACCTATTATTTGTATATTATTCAATGGAAGGCCTTTAGTTCTGGATAATGTATTAGATAAAGTAGATGGTTTAATTGAGGCATGGTTCCCTGGATCAGAAGGAGCTTTAGCGGTTGCAGATATACTTTGTGGAGATGTAAATCCTTCAGGTAAATTAAGTATGAGTTTCCCAATTAATGTTGGACAAATTCCTGTTTACTATAATGAATTTAAAACAGGAAGACCAATAGTTGGATCAGGGCATACAGGTAGGTTCGTTTCTAAATATATTGATATAGACAATGAACCGAAATACCCATTTGGATATGGATTATCATATACCGAATTTGAGTATGGAGATATAACCTTGGATAGTGATATTCTAACTACTAATGGTGTTATTAGAGCAACCATATCTGTAAAAAACATTGGTAAAGTAAAGGGGAAAGAAACAGTTCAAATATATGTTCAAGATTTAGTTGGTAGTGTAGTAAGACCAGTTAAAGAATTAAAAGGCTTTAAGAAAGTTGAACTTGAGCCAAACGAAAGTATAGATGTAGAGTTTGTAATTAATGAAAACGACTTGAAATTCTTCACAAAAAATATGAAGCTCGAAGCTGAAAAAGGTAAGTTCAAATTATTCATTGGAAAAAACAGTAGAGATGTAAAAGAAGCATCATTTGAATATAAAGTATAA
- a CDS encoding sigma 54-interacting transcriptional regulator, which yields MKRIDEVYKKLIELYNGEGISAGEIATSLGLDRANVSADLNKLSEAGKVSKIKGKPVLFVPQEIKLEENILEKFVKKNASLFSAVEQAKAAILYPPKGMNMLILGDTGVGKSMFATLVHRYAIEMEVMPEEAPFITFNCADYANNPQLLLGQLFGSVRGAYTGADADKPGLIEKANGGILFLDEVHRLPPEGQEIFFTFMDKGTFRRLGETDNERSSKVLIVSATTENPDSTLLKTFTRRIPMIIRIPSLNERTLEERFNLVSDFMREESARLRKSIKVSVNTMRSLLSYSCPNNVGQLRTDIQLLCAKAYADFIAHRKEEIVISSLDIPPYIREGLYMGTEHRQIWNKLIGINNRYCIFDTSEENMLFEEYNNNESIYEMIDIRFHELKTKGVSDEELDKEMEKDIEDYFDNYIHDVSSKVDMSKLENIIEPKVIRVVEELISLSEERLGRKLSKKVYYGMAVHISNSIERVRKNRKIVNPQLNSIRTQYKEEFNLALDFLKIIDRTLDISMPIDEAGFLSLFLIYDYRVVEEHNKDVKVIVIAHGPATASSMVETANKLLGVNYAIGINAPIEEKPKTILSNIKNYIKEAKLDSDVLFLVDMGSFTTFGAELQKEFGIRTKTIPLVSTLHVLEATRKAMMGYTLEEVYKDTLSVNVLMEANEEELIEEDEIGEKLAIITICTTGEGSAITVKNMLHRELDFDSNLLAVIPINLVGKGSVYKRIKEIEKDHTVVCLVSSFSLDTKIPQFGLEDMFNPDAIKLMQRYIDLQTAYLKMGDTLEMQLKNISGKAALIDIRRFNSMVEEALNIKLDTNFLIGISFHMASMIDRLKEGKYIDEFENKEKYIRESPELYNVVKGTTDFLNKKYQIEITEDEICYIMRFFDYRNYIKKA from the coding sequence GTGAAAAGAATAGATGAAGTTTATAAAAAGCTTATTGAACTTTATAATGGTGAAGGTATTAGTGCAGGAGAAATAGCAACATCACTAGGGTTAGATAGAGCAAATGTAAGTGCTGATTTAAATAAATTGAGTGAAGCTGGAAAAGTTTCAAAGATTAAAGGTAAGCCAGTACTATTTGTACCCCAGGAAATTAAGCTTGAGGAAAACATTCTGGAAAAGTTTGTAAAGAAGAATGCGAGCCTTTTTTCAGCGGTAGAGCAGGCTAAGGCTGCAATATTATATCCGCCTAAAGGGATGAATATGCTGATCTTAGGGGATACAGGTGTTGGTAAATCAATGTTTGCAACACTTGTACATAGATATGCCATTGAGATGGAAGTAATGCCAGAGGAAGCACCTTTCATAACCTTCAACTGTGCTGATTATGCCAATAATCCTCAATTACTACTTGGACAACTATTCGGAAGTGTAAGAGGGGCTTATACTGGTGCAGATGCTGATAAGCCTGGGCTAATTGAAAAGGCAAATGGAGGTATTCTTTTTTTAGATGAAGTTCATAGACTTCCTCCAGAAGGTCAGGAAATTTTCTTTACTTTTATGGATAAAGGAACCTTTAGAAGGTTAGGGGAAACTGATAATGAAAGATCTTCAAAAGTATTAATAGTTTCTGCAACTACGGAAAATCCAGACTCAACGCTTTTAAAAACCTTTACGAGAAGAATACCAATGATTATAAGAATTCCAAGTCTTAATGAAAGAACTTTGGAAGAAAGATTTAATTTAGTAAGCGATTTTATGAGAGAAGAGTCTGCAAGACTTAGAAAGTCAATAAAAGTTTCTGTAAACACAATGAGATCTCTTTTAAGCTATAGCTGTCCAAACAATGTGGGTCAACTTAGAACAGATATTCAGTTACTATGTGCAAAGGCTTATGCGGATTTTATAGCTCATAGAAAAGAAGAAATAGTTATAAGTAGCTTAGATATACCGCCTTATATAAGAGAAGGATTATATATGGGAACTGAGCATCGCCAGATATGGAATAAGTTAATCGGTATAAATAACAGATACTGCATCTTTGATACCAGTGAAGAAAATATGCTCTTTGAGGAATATAATAATAACGAAAGTATTTATGAGATGATAGACATAAGGTTTCATGAGTTAAAAACCAAAGGTGTGTCTGACGAAGAATTAGATAAAGAAATGGAAAAAGACATAGAAGACTATTTTGATAACTACATTCACGACGTAAGTAGTAAAGTGGATATGTCTAAGCTGGAAAATATAATTGAACCGAAAGTTATAAGAGTTGTTGAGGAATTAATAAGTTTAAGTGAAGAAAGACTTGGTAGAAAGTTAAGCAAAAAGGTTTATTATGGAATGGCTGTGCATATATCAAACTCTATAGAGAGAGTAAGAAAAAATAGAAAAATAGTAAATCCGCAGTTAAATTCTATTAGAACTCAATATAAAGAAGAGTTTAACTTGGCATTAGACTTTTTAAAAATAATAGATAGGACATTAGATATATCAATGCCTATTGATGAAGCTGGATTTTTATCACTTTTCTTAATTTATGATTATAGAGTTGTTGAAGAACACAATAAAGATGTAAAAGTCATTGTTATAGCTCATGGGCCTGCAACAGCAAGTTCGATGGTTGAAACAGCTAACAAACTTTTAGGCGTAAATTATGCAATAGGTATAAATGCACCTATAGAAGAAAAACCTAAAACTATACTTTCTAATATAAAAAATTATATTAAAGAAGCAAAATTAGATTCGGATGTATTATTTCTTGTAGACATGGGATCATTTACAACCTTTGGTGCAGAGCTTCAAAAAGAATTTGGAATAAGGACAAAAACAATACCTCTGGTAAGTACTCTTCACGTTTTAGAAGCAACAAGAAAAGCTATGATGGGATATACTCTTGAAGAAGTATATAAAGACACCTTAAGTGTTAATGTTTTGATGGAAGCTAATGAAGAAGAACTTATAGAAGAAGATGAGATAGGAGAAAAACTAGCTATTATAACTATTTGTACTACAGGAGAAGGTAGTGCAATAACAGTTAAGAATATGCTCCACAGAGAGCTTGATTTTGATAGCAATCTTTTAGCGGTTATACCTATAAATCTTGTTGGGAAAGGCAGTGTATATAAAAGGATAAAGGAAATAGAAAAAGATCATACTGTTGTATGCCTAGTAAGTTCTTTTAGCCTAGATACTAAAATTCCTCAATTTGGACTGGAAGATATGTTTAATCCTGATGCTATAAAATTAATGCAAAGGTACATTGATCTACAGACGGCTTACCTTAAAATGGGAGATACACTGGAGATGCAGCTTAAAAATATAAGTGGTAAAGCAGCATTGATTGATATAAGAAGGTTTAACAGTATGGTAGAAGAGGCTCTTAATATAAAGCTAGACACTAACTTTCTAATTGGTATATCTTTTCATATGGCTAGTATGATAGATAGGCTTAAAGAAGGAAAGTATATTGATGAATTTGAGAATAAAGAGAAGTATATTAGAGAAAGTCCAGAATTGTATAATGTAGTTAAAGGTACTACGGATTTTTTAAATAAAAAGTACCAAATAGAAATTACCGAAGATGAGATATGTTATATAATGAGATTTTTTGATTACAGGAATTATATAAAAAAAGCGTAA
- a CDS encoding glycoside hydrolase family 1 protein translates to MNKGFPKGFLWGGALAAHQCEGAYNEDGKGLCTADTLICGNVMERLFNISTDIKDGIYYPSHEAIDFYHRYKEDVKLFAEMGFKTLRTSIAWSRIFPNGDDETPNEKGLQFYDDLFDELLKYDIKPVITLSHYELPLGLLNKYGAWSNREAIKFFETYAKTVFERYKDKVKHWLTFNEINVVKMMPYLGGGMLLSHTDPEFLQKAYQAAHHQFVASSLAVKACHEIIPDAKIGMMMAGMLSYPKTCNPNDVWKNVEMERNSLFFSDVMMRGYYPSHINRYFEENNISIEIENGDLELIKTYTTDFLAFSYYMSSVTSADPEDNKMTGNFAMGISNPYLETSEWGWQIDPTGLRIYLNQLYDRYQKPLFIVENGLGAVDTVNEDGTIEDDYRIDYLKQHVLAMKEAIKDGVELLGYTPWGCIDLVSCSTGEMKKRYGFIYVDKDNEGNGTLKRSKKKSFYWYKDVIESNGEKL, encoded by the coding sequence ATGAATAAAGGATTTCCAAAGGGATTTTTATGGGGAGGAGCATTAGCTGCTCACCAGTGTGAAGGAGCTTATAACGAAGATGGAAAAGGCCTTTGTACTGCTGATACATTGATATGTGGAAATGTAATGGAAAGATTGTTTAATATAAGCACAGATATAAAAGATGGAATTTATTATCCAAGCCATGAAGCTATTGATTTCTATCATAGATATAAAGAAGATGTTAAGTTATTTGCAGAGATGGGATTTAAGACATTGCGTACAAGCATAGCATGGTCAAGAATATTTCCTAATGGAGATGATGAAACTCCAAACGAAAAAGGATTACAATTTTATGATGATCTTTTTGATGAGCTATTAAAGTACGATATTAAACCTGTAATAACTCTATCTCATTATGAATTGCCTCTAGGTTTATTAAATAAATATGGAGCATGGTCAAATAGAGAGGCTATAAAGTTTTTTGAAACTTATGCTAAGACCGTATTTGAACGTTATAAAGATAAAGTTAAGCATTGGTTGACTTTTAATGAAATAAATGTAGTAAAAATGATGCCATATCTAGGAGGAGGAATGTTGCTAAGTCATACAGATCCTGAGTTTTTACAAAAAGCATATCAAGCAGCACATCATCAGTTTGTAGCCAGCAGTTTAGCAGTAAAGGCGTGTCATGAAATAATACCAGATGCAAAGATTGGAATGATGATGGCTGGAATGTTGTCATATCCAAAAACTTGCAATCCAAATGATGTATGGAAGAATGTTGAAATGGAACGTAACTCTTTATTCTTCTCAGATGTTATGATGAGGGGATATTATCCTTCTCATATCAATAGATATTTTGAAGAGAATAATATAAGTATTGAAATTGAAAACGGGGATTTAGAGCTTATTAAGACATATACAACCGATTTTCTAGCTTTTAGTTACTATATGTCAAGCGTAACAAGTGCAGATCCTGAAGATAATAAAATGACAGGTAATTTTGCCATGGGTATAAGTAATCCTTATTTAGAGACAAGTGAATGGGGATGGCAGATTGATCCTACTGGTTTAAGAATATATTTAAATCAACTATATGATAGGTATCAAAAACCACTATTTATAGTAGAGAATGGTTTAGGAGCTGTAGATACTGTTAATGAAGATGGAACTATAGAGGATGACTATAGAATCGATTACCTAAAGCAACATGTCTTAGCTATGAAAGAAGCAATTAAAGACGGAGTTGAACTCTTAGGGTATACACCTTGGGGATGTATTGATCTTGTAAGCTGCTCTACAGGTGAAATGAAAAAGAGATATGGCTTTATATATGTAGACAAAGATAATGAAGGTAATGGTACATTAAAGCGTTCAAAGAAGAAGAGTTTTTATTGGTATAAAGATGTTATAGAGAGTAATGGAGAGAAACTATAG